Proteins encoded together in one Cicer arietinum cultivar CDC Frontier isolate Library 1 chromosome 4, Cicar.CDCFrontier_v2.0, whole genome shotgun sequence window:
- the LOC101494033 gene encoding putative elongation factor TypA-like SVR3, chloroplastic translates to MEKMALTFQNSSFFTTTTLPKTSSSPLFFSKRNKRFALPLSSSKSLLRFATRNIKPIKCSISEVTEPKTEKKKLMRREDVRNIAIVAHVDHGKTTLVDAMLRQTKVFRDNQFVQERIMDSNDLERERGITILSKNTSVTYKDAKINIIDTPGHSDFGGEVERILNMVEGILLVVDSVEGPMPQTRFVLKKALEFGHAVVVVVNKIDRPSARPDFVVNSTFELFIELNATDEQCDFQVIYASGIKGKAGLSPEDLADDLGPLFESIIRCIPGPRIDKDGSLQMLVTSTEFEGHKGRIAIGRLEAGVLEKGMEVKVCTSEDSCRYARVSELYVYEKFIRVPAERVEAGDICAVCGISDIQIGETIADKLTGKPLPSIKVEEPTVKMSFSINTSPFVGREGKYVTSRNLRDRLYRELERNLAMKVEDGETADTFVVSGRGTLHITILIENMRREGFEFMVGPPKVINKKVNDKVLEPYEIATVEVPEVHMGAVVELLGKRRGQMFDMQGVGSEGTTLLKYKIPTRGLLGLRNAILTASRGTAILNTVFECYGPWAGDMSTRDLGSLVAFEDGTSTSYAIASSQERGHMFIGPGAEVYKGQIIGIHQRAGDLSLNVCKKKAATNIRSNKEQSVILDTPLDYSLDDCIEYIQEDELVEVTPQSIRMCKNPKLAKKGR, encoded by the exons ATGGAGAAAATGGCACTCACTTTTCAAAACTCTTCATTCTTCACCACCACAACACTTCCCAAGACTTCTTCTTCTCCACTCTTTTTCTCTAAGCGTAACAAACGCTTTGCACTTCCCTTATCTTCTTCCAAATCACTGCTTCGATTCGCTACCAGGAACATTAAGCCGATTAAATGTTCAATTTCTGAAGTTACTGAGCCTAAAACAG aaaagaagaaattgaTGAGAAGAGAAGATGTTAGGAATATTGCAATTGTTGCTCATGTTGATCATGGAAAAACAACTCTCGTTGATGCCATGCTTAGACAAACTAAG GTGTTTCGTGATAATCAATTTGTACAAGAAAGGATAATGGATTCTAATGATTTGGAGCGTGAAAGAGGAATCACTATATTGAGTAAAAATACATCCGTGACTTACAAAGATGCCaagattaatataattgatactCCAGGTCACTCTGATTTTGGTGGTGAAGTTGAACGCATCTTGAATATGGTGGAAGGAATCCTTCTAGTG GTAGATTCTGTTGAAGGGCCAATGCCACAGACAAGATTTGTCTTAAAAAAGGCTTTAGAGTTTGGCCATGCGGTTGTTGTGGTTGTGAACAAAATAGACAGGCCTTCTGCTCGCCCTGATTTTGTCGTCAACTCTACTTTTGAGCTCTTCATTGAACTAAATGCAACAGATGAACAG TGTGACTTTCAGGTAATATATGCAAGTGGAATAAAAGGGAAAGCAGGGTTGTCTCCTGAAGATCTGGCTGATGACCTTGGACCATTGTTTGAATCCATCATCAGATGTATTCCTGGACCACGTATCGATAAAGATGGCTCACTCCAAATGCTT GTTACAAGTACTGAGTTTGAAGGACATAAAGGGCGTATAGCAATTGGGCGCTTGGAAGCTGGAGTTTTAGAAAAAGGCATGGAAGTCAAG GTATGTACGTCAGAAGATTCATGTAGATATGCAAGGGTTAGTGAGCTTTATGTGTACGAAAAATTCATTAGGGTCCCTGCTGAAAGGGTGGAGGCTGGAGATATTTGTGCAGTGTGTGGAATTTCTGATATTCAG ATTGGGGAGACAATTGCGGATAAACTGACTGGAAAGCCATTACCTTCTATCAAAGTGGAAGAACCAACAGTGAAAATGTCTTTCTCCATAAACACTTCGCCTTTTGTCGGTCGTGAG GGAAAGTATGTTACCAGTAGGAATTTAAGGGACAGGCTTTATCGTGAACTTGAGAGAAATCTGGCTATGAAGGTTGAAGATGGTGAAACAGCTGATACATTCGTTGTCAGTGGGCGTGGAACTTTGCATATCACTATACTCATTGAAAATAT GCGAAGGGAAGGATTTGAGTTCATGGTTGGGCCTCCCAAAGTTATCAACAAGAAGGTGAATGATAAAGTGTTGGAGCCATATGAG ATTGCAACTGTCGAGGTACCGGAAGTGCACATGGGAGCAGTTGTTGAACTTCTTGGCAAGAGACGAGGGCAAATGTTTGATATGCAAGGAGTTGG ATCGGAGGGAACTACACTACTCAAATATAAGATCCCAACCCGTGGCCTTCTTGGATTGCGGAATGCAATTTTAACTGCTTCCCGAGGGACAGCTATTCTCAACACTGTCTTTGAATGTTATGGACCTTGGGCGGGCGACATGAGTACTCGAGATCTAGGCTCATTG GTTGCTTTTGAGGATGGAACAAGTACTTCTTATGCAATCGCTAGTTCACAGGAGAGGGGGCATATGTTTATCGGTCCTGGAGCAGAAGTTTATAAAGGTCAAATTATTGGCATCCATCAACGCGCTGGGGACTTGTCCTTGAATGTTTGCAAGAAAAAAGCTGCAACCAATATACGTTCTAACAAGGAACAGTCAG TGATTCTTGATACACCATTGGATTATAGTTTGGATGACTGCATTGAATACATTCAAGAAGATGAACTAGTAGAGGTCACCCCTCAAAGTATAAGAATGTGTAAGAATCCAAAACTTGCAAAGAAAGGAAGGTAG